The DNA sequence ATGCTATTATAAtgctatttatttcatttaaatttaaacggtggtgttattgttattgtacTGTAGGCTATGCTACGCTCCTAAGATCTTAATTTATGTCGTAGCCTTTGAAATAAACCAGCACGTGCACTGCTCGTTAAGTAATAGCTTCAGAGCATCCGTAAAGTATACTTTATACTATAGCTCTCAGGTGCTGAAGAAAGGTCATAATTCAGAATTATATACTTAacgctaaaataaataaaataaataaataaataaataatcaataaaataaaaatacatacacaatAAGTGCAAAATTAGCCTATGTTTTTATGAACTGTGGCTAATCTACATTGAGATTATAAATGTGTTCTTAAGATTTATGTTATGTGACACATGATTTGGATAATTATAAGGCGGTCTGCGGATATCACTTGACTGCATGGACACTTAAGGACAATTAATCTAAAACTGAAGTTAAACACTTGTTGTGTTGAATAGTTTATTGTAGGCAAGTGGCCAAGACGCATTAAAAACCTGGCAGCCACTGACCTGTGAAAAACCATAACTCATGTTTTAAAAACGCCATGCAGATGCACGCGGAGAATTACACCGACGCATCCGTACTatgcattattatttatattttgttagtttagttGGTTAAGGTGgtattaataaatatgttaTTACAATTAGTAGGCTACTAACTAGACATATGCAGCTAGGCCTATAACTTTAACTCTTTTCAAGTAGGCTATTCGTAGGAGTGGAGTGTGAattattaaatagtttttttttcaccacCACGTTTTATGCTCGGTTATTATGTAGGCTGCTTTGCCATAATCAGTTAATATAAACAAAAAGGGGGAATATCCGTCTAAGTTGTGTAATGTCATGATTTACATACTTGCAAACATTTTACGTGCTACTTAACTGTGCTTTTAACGTGGTGGTACTAACATCATAGGTATCACAGGAATATGCACAAAAGTTTTGGTGCTGGAAGATGCAAGTTCTGTCATATTCAGCTATTGacattttttagagttttaTTCAGATACAACCCCTTAAATGCAGAGACACACTCTGTCATAATGGAGATATATTGTGGGGCAATGTGATCCACCAAAACAGATCCCATATTAGTGATCAGTCGCATTATCCTTTCCATTTGGGCCCATGTTCTtgacaaacattttcttatttaaagtaggctaacatagtgggaaaaaaatattataatttgatATGACTAGCACTATTCCCAGAAATATTGGTAATAACTCACGAAAAATACAAGAATGTAAAACAATTATAGGAGCCAAATACAAGACTGCTATAAGTTACATCATGACACTGAAGAAAAATCACTTGAGATAAATGAAATCGATCAATTTAAAGGAACATTGTAGGAACAAGGCTGGAACATAACAggaatatatactatatactggTTCAGTTTAGTCCAAAACTGGTCGGTATATTAGTAGTGACGATCGCAGTAATTAGCTACTAGTAATATAACTACtaataatattagtaataaCCGTTTGTCATATTGTGTGTAAATGGTATTTACAATTCCTTTtcatgaaaacacattttctgtttGAAGGCGAACCATGGttgaattttaaaaatggtttgACTGCGCGGTATAACAGTACAGCTCCTGCACCTGTTATATGAACTAATTATGTCTTCTAAAACTGTGTCGGTTTCCAGTTGTTGGTTCAATTGACGTGGTGAGAGACATAGTTCAGAATTTGGAGGGTATGAAGCAAAATAGATGAATCGCTTTCGAGGCAAATATTATGCCATACCGCATCAAATATGTGTGAATGTGAGGGAGTGTGTGAGGGAAAGAGAAGGCGGGCTTATGAGAAACCACAGTTTGCCCTCCTTCTCCTCTAGGTATCTAGTTGAGGAGAAACTCTGAAGAGCAAGAGATTTCTAAAACCTTACGCTGACATTAAGCTGCACACATAcaaaaaagaaggaaagaaatatatatatttttaaaaacttttcacATGATTGTTGTCGGACGTTTTCGAATGCCATCAAGAGAAGACTAGTTTGCATTGCTGAACTGTTTTTATTAGTCCACGGTTTTGTTTTGGTGTAGGTCTGCGTGCGCAATGATGGCCACCTACCCAGGCCCTGAGGATAACGGCATGATACTCATGGACACTACCTCGAGCTCAGCGGAGAAAGACCGAACAAAAGAGGAAACTCCTCCCGAGAAGGGACCGGACAAATCCGACCCGAACCAGAAACCACCGTACTCCTACGTGGCGTTAATCGCGATGGCGATCCGCGAGAGCTCGGAAAAGCGTCTCACGCTGTCCGGTATCTACCAGTACATCATCAGCAAGTTTCCTTTCTACGAGAAGAACAAGAAAGGATGGCAGAACAGCATCCGACACAACCTGTCTCTCAACGAGTGCTTCATCAAGGTGCCTCGGGAGGGTGGCGGTGAGCGAAAGGGCAACTACTGGACCCTGGACCCGGCATGCGAGGATATGTTCGAAAAGGGCAACTACCGGCGGAGACGACGCATGAAGAGACCGTTCAGGCCTCCACCGACCCATTTCCAGCCTGGCAAATCTCTTTTCGGCGGAGACGGGTACGGCTACCTCTCCCCGCCCAAATACCTGCAGTCAGGGTTTATCAATAACTCGTGGTCTCCTGCGCCTATGCCGTATACCTCCTGTCAAATGAGCAGTGGGACCGTGAGTCCTGTTAACGTGAAAGGCTTGTCCGCGCCGTCCTCGTACAACCCATATTCGCGTGTGCAGAGCATAGGTCTCCCGGGCATGGTGAACTCTTACAACGGCATGAGccaccatcatcaccaccatcacACGCACCCTCACGCGCTCCCTCACGCGCAGCAGCTGAGTCCCGCCACGGCTGCACCCCCTCCTGTGTCCACCGGCAACGGGACGGGGCTGCAGTTCGCTTGCTCGCGCCAGCCCGCAGAACTCTCCATGATGCACTGCTCGTACTGGGATCACGAGAGCAAACACTCCGCACTACACACGCGAATTGATATATAGCTCGGGCGTCACGAGACCGACGACAGACCAACATACTCGCTAAAAGACAGTAAAAACAAGGTCCAGCGATCTCAAAAACCACATAAAGGCATTTCATAAATTGTGCGTGGTCTAGGGACTTACAAGAAGGAAAAACTTTTACGGGAGCCTCAAATTATGGAAGCACGGTCATTCACGGCGAGTGCCTGATGCAGGGACTAAAGATTTCACATTTTTCTTCGCAGGCAGGAGACTCAtgcatttgtgttctgaatgtGTATAAACGGTTCAATCATAGCCAATAAGAAGATGGCCAGCAGATCGAAGAATCGCCATGGAATTACAAATTATGTTTACCTGAATCCGTTCATAACGTTCTGTCAATGACTTTGGAGTGAAGTAATGGGTTCTGAACCCTTTTTTcccaaattaatattttttattctctttGCTTTTGAATGTTTAAGGATACAGTGGAGCTCTGGACAGGTAGATAAGCCGAAGTTCTGTGGAGACACAAACACAACCTGTACACACCTGTGTTTTGGCCTTTTGTTTCCGTGATTAAGGGTCTCATAGGGGTCAGATCACGTGACTGCCAGTTTGGACTGTTTTGTATGTACtttgtaaaaagtaaaaaaaaaaaaaaaaaaaaaaaaaaaatatttttaatgtctatGACACATTGGGGCCATGTTTAACTAGcacttttcaatatttttttaattagatctactttttattctttaataaacTCTTTGTCAACATGACACTGATTTTggattttataatttatataggctatataattCTGAtatcattattatcattattattattattattattattattatatagcctaacaagATCATCTATTTGTATCGGAGTCCTGCAACTGTTTAGCCAACTACATTTCTGGCCTTCCACTAATATTGTAACGTGTGTAAGTAGCCTACTTCTAAATAAGTTACCGCATGAAAATAATTTCCAAATAGGACTGCGTCgaaaaaaaaacctctaaaaTTATTCTACTTCTTAAGTTTTTCGTGTATTGTAAGCGATTCGTGATTCCTAAACCGATGAAAATAGTCAACTTTATGCGAGTACATATTAAGCAACATTGGGCCTGTATGGGGAGAAATTATTTAGATGAAACATTTAGCCCTGTCAAATCAATGTATTCATAACGATTGCCCGGAtttggtgtttttaacatgaattTGTACAACTTTTTAACAGGCTATATTAATAGTTTCGCCTTTTGTCGCTTTTTATTCCGTGTCCTTAAAACTCATTTTGCTAAAAGTACACGATTgctttaaaaatacaatgcaagtGTATCTCTTTGCATTTCTTAATTATGAATCTGAAAAACGTGTCAAAATGcgaaagtgattttttttaccAAAGCCCCATACTAcagttaaataaaatgcatatttttgcacGATTAATTTTACATAACATAAAGAAAAGTCTAAGCAAACATTAAAATACCCTCTTTAGATAACTGTCCTTAATAACATTAAGCTAAAGCTTAATAAATCATAGTTAATCTACTTAGCAATGCAGCCTTACGAAActttagtaaatatattttacgataatgtttgttaatggtgtattaaataaagttattataaacCGACTTTTTCTGTTTGCGTGCCATAAAGCTGGAGCGTCGGGAGTGTGTCTGACACCTTCATCTTGTCAATGGAGAACTTCAGTGTTTCTGCCAAACATATTTTGTCGTGTAGGCCAATAACGTAAGTAAACAATGTTTTCAAGTTACCggtttaaataattatattttgcctATAGTGGATTCGTTGAGTTAATGATAGCTAAAGGCCGTTATTTGAGTTTGGAGAGGAATTTACTGCACgaatatttgaacatttatattaataaaacactgaagacataattcatttttaagaaaaaagcaaaaacaacaataatagcctgtaataataagaagaagaagaagaaaaagaagaagaagaagaagaaaacgaaaaaaacattattatactGAGAAGTTGGTTTTCATTGTTTGAATGTATCGGcctattctttatttttatttatttttaaacattagaGATATAATCTTAAACATTTTGTTAGATATTTGGATGATCTGCTTCCATATTTATTAGGCTAATGACTGTTTATATTTTCCACACCCATCCGCCAGTCACTATACGGTCCTTTTCAGGTGCCAGGTGCGCGTCACATAATGCGCCCGCATGCAGGATGCTCAGGGCCAGTGGGAGTTAAAGGTGGGCCCCCTGGTAGTTTGTGTGTCCCAAAAAGCGCATCGGGGAATGTTGTCACAAAAGAACTTTTCCCCtccttaaatatatttaatgggGTTGTTCACAGCTGAATTGTTCACCCTTAAGGAAGTTCATCTACAGGACACATTCacgaaaaatgtttttcatttaatttagttttgttaGTTCATTTGGTTTCCTAGGCTATAATCTACTTTAGCCTTTCCTATATCTACAATAGCCTATCTTAGAAACCAATTATTATCCAGTTATATTCGAATaatacaacaacaataataatactaatacaacaggactaataataataattgagaGTCAACTTGAGAATCTCTGTCTGTTAATGAAGTGATGAATTGTTAATCGCTTTTCATTTTAACTTCATTGGGGCTTATACTTTTTGCTTAACGTTATAAATAGGCCTattcatttaaagaaatgttaaagttattttactagcctattttaaacattcatccAAATGTTTAGCATAAATAGATTCGTGTGATTATTTCGTGCAGattatagcctacttttacacaATCGTTGCTCGATTCATCTGAGCCGCGTTTCCCAAATGCATCGTATCAAAAGTAGTAGCCTACGTGATAATCGTCGTTGATCTACTAGCGCTTTGGAGTAATCGTAGACTGCGGAAGTGCATCGTAAGAAGATGGACACGTGCAGCCACCTGCAGGACAACTGCACAATTACATTTGACTATGTTAGAATATATGACGTGATtagaaaatagttattattattctatttagatttaaataaataataaaaaataataattcagaaaaaaaaatacgaCTAGATAAATTAATAGGCTATGAAATTGAGTAGCCTACACAGGTTAGGCTACACTGATTTCAGTGAACCTAGTTAGGCCACCACAAACTGGTATGATTGTTGCAGAACATGAAATTCAGAGTAAGTGGAAATCTTATATTTAAGGGGGAAATTATCCAAAATGGCTCTGCAGTCAAACATGTCAATGAACCCCGTCAAAGCAGTAGGCCTAGGCCTAATTGTGCAGGATAATCGTTCAGCACAGAAACAATAACACAATTATAGCCTAGTATGTAAAACTGGGTTGATTAATATTAGGCCTAGATATagcctataataataataataataataataataataataataaattatttaaaaaataataggcCTTCTCCATCCAATAGCCTAAATGACAAGTAGCCTATTTAAATCCCGTTTCAGGACTTCCTGACAGTCAGTGACTCTTAACTAGAACCTCAAGCCAAAAACACAttggcctaaaaaaaaaatatatatatatatatagcatctCAATTCCCTACGAATTTCAGTTGTCTGCTTTGTTTGTAGCAACTTTGTCTCAAACGTGTAGGcctaatttatttacttattaattcatttagCCAATATAGGCTTATTCAAGATGACATTAAGTTAAATAGGCATAGGTACATAATGTATAATTGTGTGGTTGTGTTAGATTATGAGATGAACGAGGCTGCCTCCTTCCGTGTCCTTTGTCGCAGAATGAGCGGAGGTAAGCGGGCGTCTCTATGGGAGCTGAGCGACACACTCGCACGGGGGGATTGTGGGATTTGCTGCGGAGTCGAGCGGTAACGTTgtcaaaaagttaataaatgcTTATATTTATGCTAAATTGGCGATAAACGCCGGACGGTCGGTAGTCAACCGCTGTGAGGTGCAGGCAGTGGTGTCTGTCCTGTTGTAGCGTTTCTGGTGGATTTATAGTACTAGGCTATACACATACATAACTGTTACATATTACTACTTCGAATTAAGATTTCAAATACAGCCTGGATGCTTTTATTGTGGATAAACTGTGGCTAGGTCAACAAAAGTGTAATAGGCCTATGAGTTCTTGCGCCCACAGTTTCGCGAATGTATGATGGTCCTGAGGTTTCCGCTGGCTGACCTGGCCTCTGGTGTCACAACACAGGTTGTCGGTTTCCCAGTGCTCGGGCACACAATTGAATTCCCAAGATTCTTGGGAGAGGTTTAAGCTGGACAGCAGTGGTTTTCACGAGCTCCCTCGCGCACCTCACCCCGCGCCCGcctattgaaaaaaaaagaggggtCAGCTGTGTTTGCCATACACAGGAAAATAGCCAAAGATTTGATTTGCACAAAATCCGGCAATTGTTACGAAGCACATAATTTTTGTCTGAATCCAAAATAATTTGGTCAGTGGAGCTGAGTGatttcattttatcattttcctCCTTTTACATTTGGACATGAGTGAAGATTCACCCTACGTGATGTTTTCTGTTATTGGCTTTGATGAACAATAGATGATACTAAATAATCATCTCTATGCCAGAATTATTATTGGGGTGCATTATGATATACCACAGTCATTTATAAATAGGAAATGTACACAAAAGTTTGTATGGGCGACCTCTTGACCCGAGAAAGGACATGCAGATGTCCATAAATGAGGTTAAAAAATGGTCAGCTAAAAATAAGTGATGCGTAATTTTCCTTTAGATAATAATGAAAGCAAGAGATTCTTGCTAAATCACGCAGGGACCTCAGAATGACCTCGGGTTTCCAATGTCACTCAGATGTTATCATGCAATTGTATACTATTTAACAGCATGTTAAtgcaataattattattttttttttagaaaaacagaagaaatgtaatataaacaatgacatctttaaatatatctctgtgtGCTTGTAGATAATCAAAGGTCATGCTGATCACAAGGCTGGTGTCTTTTGTCTTTTCAACTACATTTAGCGAAATAATTCAAATATGATAACTGACACAAATTCAAAATTATTCTTAGATAGCAGATTATGTTTATCCATAGTCAACGGCAAAATGAAAAAGCAAAAGGATTGTGATCCCATTAACATCCTATGAATTTGAATCAGCAAAACATCCCTCACATTTGACTTTTACATATTGAGCGGTTCAAATCTGCAGcagacaacaaaacaaaatcccTGACCCAAACCGCAAAAAAATCCAGGTGTATCAGCTGAAGGCGAATGCTATTGAAGGTCAATTGGGAAGATGTCATGCTCTTTATTTCAGCTTCTACCTTGTCTGTCTCTTTTCACTCTTAAATAAAGCAGTGAAAGTTTCAACAGCCTCCAGATTTTCTTCCAACTACCCACCTATAGTTTAGCACCTCAGCACCGCCCTTTCTGAGACTGAGATCTTAAAGTTTTGcttctaaatctaatttagAAGCAAAAAATGCCCTTTCAAGCAATTACATACCTCTTGGCCCAGGTTCATAATTAAACAAATGATTATATTATGATATCCATAATTATACGCCTAGGCATGGGGGCTCCTTTCAAGTGTCATGTGTGTCTAGTTACAGCTGATGA is a window from the Ctenopharyngodon idella isolate HZGC_01 chromosome 15, HZGC01, whole genome shotgun sequence genome containing:
- the foxl2a gene encoding LOW QUALITY PROTEIN: forkhead box protein L2a (The sequence of the model RefSeq protein was modified relative to this genomic sequence to represent the inferred CDS: inserted 2 bases in 1 codon), encoding MAEQHXRHNLSLNECFIKVPREGGGERKGNYWTLDPACEDMFEKGNYRRRRRMKRPFRPPPTHFQPGKSLFGGDGYGYLSPPKYLQSGFINNSWSPAPMPYTSCQMSSGTVSPVNVKGLSAPSSYNPYSRVQSIGLPGMVNSYNGMSHHHHHHHTHPHALPHAQQLSPATAAPPPVSTGNGTGLQFACSRQPAELSMMHCSYWDHESKHSALHTRIDI